A window of the Archocentrus centrarchus isolate MPI-CPG fArcCen1 chromosome 17, fArcCen1, whole genome shotgun sequence genome harbors these coding sequences:
- the LOC115796174 gene encoding histone-lysine N-methyltransferase PRDM9-like yields the protein MAFPSSFGAQVAAIMDVLAKAAVAEITKLVEDGSLVLRLEMSRRESEIQELRASLKLIEAELRKGQEAVASRQTEDKQAETTAENQVPREDKKEDLEMSALYLEPKAAQNGTEESQNIWPVVKHEPEDECANAETDKRVRADVCFKAEQDDSMWPACSTFERNSAALQQHIQIFPSDQYSAQRNTESSYNSLSSAAEETAAVPVRVEVETRPVCMGGITSESVHNKEFRHISPPAVSRGSQQAGPSLPLPHVETPTAISTRSNNENLNQTRDVFKYKRVMNVCRSNQKVFICSVCSKSFSYLSQLEKHKATHQSSKPFRCLECGKSFTQKTRLRTHQRVHTGEKPFSCKICGKMFSRKDNCMRHERFHSGLKPYSCRQCAKSFTALDKLKLHQEVHLQGR from the exons ATGGCTTTCCCCTCCTCCTTTGGTGCGCAGGTCGCAGCCATCATGGACGTGTTAGCGAAGGCTGCGGTGGCAGAAATCACGAAGCTGGTGGAGGACGGGAGTTTGGTCCTGCGCCTGGAAATGAGTCGGAGGGAGAGCGAGATTCAGGAGCTCCGAGCAAGTTTGAAGCTGATAGAGGCTGAGCTTCGCAAAGGTCAAGAAGCTGTCgcaagcagacagacagaggacaAGCAGGCAGAAACAACAGCCGAGAATCAGGTCCCCCGAGAAG ACAAAAAAGAAGATTTAGAAATGAGCGCACTGTATCTTGAACCAAAAGCTGCTCAAAATGGAACTGAGGAGAGCCAAAACATCTGGCCAGTGGTGAAGCACGAGCCAGAGGATGAATGTGCTAACGCAGAAACAGACAAAAGAGTGAGAGCAGATGTTTGTTTTAAGGCAGAGCAGGATGACTCAATGTGGCCTGCTTGCAGCACGTTTGAGAGAAACTCTGCGGCATTGCAGCAGCACATACAGATTTTCCCCTCTGATCAGTATTCTGCTCAGAGAAACACTGAAAGTTCCTATAATTCTTTATCGTCCGCAGCAGAGGAAACTGCAGCTGTGCCAGTAAGAGTAGAGGTAGAGACTCGCCCTGTGTGTATGGGAGGTATCACTTCAGAGTCTGTTCATAACAAAGAGTTCAGGCATATTTCACCCCCTGCAGTCAGTCGGGGTTCGCAACAAGCTGGGCCATCACTACCTCTGCCTCACGTGGAAACACCCACAGCCATCTCAACAAGATCaaacaatgaaaatcttaaccaGACCAGAGATGTCTTTAAATACAAAAGGGTGATGAATGTGTGTAGATCAAATCAGAAAGTCTTCATCTGCTCTGTGTGCAGCAAGAGTTTCTCATACCTGTCTCAGCTGGAGAAACACAAAGCCACCCACCAATCCTCCAAACCCTTCAGGTGCCTCGAGTGCGGGAAATCTTTCACTCAGAAGACCCGGCTCAGGACGCACCAAAGGGTGCACACGGGGGAGAAACCGTTTAGCTGCAAAATCTGCGGCAAGATGTTTTCAAGGAAGGACAACTGCATGAGACATGAGCGGTTCCACAGCGGGCTGAAGCCGTACAGCTGCAGGCAGTGTGCTAAAAGCTTCACGGCGCTGGATAAACTCAAACTACATCAAGAGGTCCACCTACAAGGAAGATAA
- the LOC115796172 gene encoding sal-like protein 1, which translates to MLSTVALRSQIASVIDALSKAAVAEIAKVVEDGMVVLRLEMCQRENEIKKLKSNIELLHGELRAAQQAVTLRPDHHGRDESQTGAGEARNSLENMQADEGPGALSAPEVKVKCEPMEEEHQEASRQPDKAGGELPLYEGGQWRSMTQNETGHNSSDYLNLGQNSLSCLPESLDSGLAVTCSSSGGFQQSHFGRGILSYNPYRNAYNTVRRRTVKRLLLKKGFICPYCGKCFERAGHLERHKRIHTGEKPYRCEICGRRFNQKCSLKEHTKIHRRCVQSGPVEIQVGEQKPIPEVNPPADAHHPEEESQAKTEDAVLKSEDILPTPVQVKSEPAEKNITPSPLFHGGNEQTREGVETLGDTFTAFERESQQWMSRLQSNPEMSSAEFLSSSEQNMASFPGMAQLVPPPAEASCSTFSFPAKPYGELKNSLISQTPYGSSDTLMMPHEGGLHSMAETSLNHIHQRRRRSFQVIKPKKCFICSYCGKTFERAGHLERHLRIHTGEKPYGCHICGRCFNQKSSLKGHMKTHRNGENPDVLDPHHLMFTLPDNHLLQNLAEPKNGLPPFEEPLPGPTYSETAREETVMVKLEPNGEDFQGLSQVGADNGTGVPDQSQLWTSGIEKSSDAPEQTVCVLLQDVKYHLSPAAGAASEQQGYTSPIKDLPFLDNKENEELMPNDQYSVIGVQPSSSDIILTPEPHDQHITHKVPVSDYDTARDQTPEGGGFGFNMNTSTDHGGDCDEDASGQNCFICSSCGQSFDSFSIFRRHQCEKITEQPFSCEICGKIFHQMSILKLHLKLHVE; encoded by the exons ATGTTGAGCACCGTTGCTCTGCGCTCTCAGATCGCCTCTGTGATTGATGCCTTGTCCAAAGCAGCCGTGGCAGAAATCGCCAAAGTTGTGGAGGATGGCATGGTGGTGCTGCGGCTGGAAATGTGCCAGCGTGAAAACGAGATCAAGAAGCTGAAGAGCAACATCGAGCTTCTGCACGGAGAGCTGAGAGCAGCGCAGCAAGCGGTGACCCTGAGACCCGATCACCACGGGAGAGACG AAAGTCAGACTGGTGCCGGTGAGGCGAGGAACTCGCTTGAAAACATGCAAGCTGACGAAGGGCCCGGTGCCCTGTCTGCACCTGAAGTGAAGGTGAAGTGTGAACCCATGGAGGAGGAGCATCAAGAGGCCAGTAGACAGCCTGACAAAGCGGGAGGAGAGCTGCCTCTATATGAAGGTGGACAGTGGAGATCAATGACACAAAATGAGACTGGACACAACAGCTCTGATTATTTAAATTTAGGACAGAACTCCCTGTCTTGTCTTCCTGAATCTTTGGACAGTGGGCTGGCCGTGACTTGCAGCAGCTCTGGTGGATTTCAGCAGAGCCACTTTGGTCGTGGGATACTCAGTTATAATCCATACCGTAATGCATACAACACAGTACGgaggaggacggtgaagaggttATTGCTTAAAAAAGGCTTTATCTGTCCCTACTGCGGCAAATGTTTTGAGCGTGCGGGGCACCTCGAGAGGCATAAAAGGATTCATACCGGCGAGAAGCCGTACCGCTGTGAGATATGCGGGAGGCGGTTCAATCAGAAGTGCAGCCTCAAGGAGCACACGAAGATTCACAGAAGAT GCGTTCAGTCGGGACCAGTTGAGATCCAAGTGGGCGAGCAAAAACCAATTCCTGAGGTGAATCCACCTGCTGATGCACATCACCCTGAAGAAGAGAGCCAGGCTAAAACTGAAGATGCTGTACTTAAGAGTGAGGACATTCTGCCAACACCCGTACAGGTAAAATCTGAGCCTGCAGAAAAGAATATAACACCGTCACCGCTCTTTCATGGGGGGAACGAGCAGACGAGAGAAGGAGTTGAAACCCTCGGTGACACCTTTACAGCgtttgagagagagagccagCAGTGGATGTCCAGACTACAAAGCAACCCTGAGATGAGCAGCGCAGAATTTCTCAGCAGCTCGGAGCAGAATATGGCGTCGTTCCCTGGGATGGCTCAGCTGGTCCCGCCACCAGCTGAAGCATCTTGTAGCACCTTCTCTTTCCCAGCGAAACCATATGGGGAACTCAAAAACAGTCTGATCTCCCAAACACCGTACGGATCCTCAGACACGCTCATGATGCCACACGAAGGAGGTTTGCACAGCATGGCAGAGACCTCGCTGAATCACATTcatcagaggaggaggagatcttTTCAGGTGATCAAACCAAAGAAGTGCTTCATCTGCTCGTACTGTGGCAAGACCTTCGAGCGAGCCGGACATCTCGAAAGGCATTTGCGAATTCATACCGGAGAGAAGCCGTATGGCTGTCATATCTGTGGGAGGTGCTTCAATCAGAAGAGTAGCCTCAAGGGTCACATGAAGACACACAGAAACG GAGAGAACCCAGATGTGCTGGATCCACATCACCTGATGTTTACACTTCCTGATAATCACCTATTGCAGAACCTGGCAGAACCCAAGAATGGGCTACCACCTTTTGAGGAACCCTTGCCAGGCCCCACATACAGTGAGACAGCCCGGGAGGAAACGGTTATGGTAAAGCTTGAGCCAAATGGAGAAGATTTTCAGGGTTTAAGTCAGGTAGGGGCTGATAACGGCACAGGAGTGCCAGATCAGAGTCAGCTGTGGACATCTGGGATAGAGAAGAGCAGTGATGCCCCTGAACAGACTGTCTGTGTACTTCTACAAGATGTCAAGTATCACCTCAGTCCCGCTGCTGGAGCcgccagtgagcagcagggatATACATCGCCGATCAAGGACCTGCCTTTTCTagacaacaaagaaaatgaagaattgATGCCCAACGATCAGTATTCTGTCATAGGAGTACAGCCAAGCAGCTCTGATATAATTCTTACACCTGAGCCACATGATCAACATATCACACACAAGGTGCCTGTGAGTGATTACGACACAGCGAGGGACCAGACTCCTGAGGGGGGCGGGTTTGGATTTAATATGAACACCTCAACAGACCACGGGGGAGACTGTGACGAGGACGCCAGCGGGCAAAACTGCTTCATATGCTCAAGTTGTGGGCAAAGCTTTGACAGCTTCAGTATATTTCGGAGACACCAGTGTgagaaaatcacagagcagcctTTCAGCTGTGAGATCTGTGGAAAGATTTTCCACCAGATGAGCATCCTGAAACTGCATCTTAAACTGCATGTGGAGTAA
- the LOC115796173 gene encoding oocyte zinc finger protein XlCOF7.1-like isoform X2, with product MLSSIMEVLVKAAVAEISKLVDDKCAFLHLEISRKQSENEMLKRKLLMMESKNAQLQRGFENYMDRGTDVGSNCPHPAGDMKFPEIEDATVSFTIKEESPDEALWISDSAGQIGSAVPYSNAASAPENQRFEEGHQLTHPEVARQKPSEFSDSFNSAQHAVDISGLQFTVKTEKEEDRLAFRQDGCQHNVGKQTQLAAEFSLDERENHIWSSIIEGNDIDTGFPDFSSVVEEYSNTYPDHSDPNVASNPSKSTSVQQLSSQRLCNGLYNSEYQKDVPQSSDFQPRSQAPPLEQDKQKEQIYPQRNVSHATHLNQLDDNPERETATEDGPVVTQSHNTFTPSSFNPHGLHKPLSGMARCYSCSQCGKSFSRLHQFKLHQQSHKRKRAFWCTVCGKSFQCSSHLSIHHRTHTGEKPYGCGQCGKRFTQQSSLRVHQRTHSGERPYSCSQCGKTFILMHHLKRHRIIHTYS from the exons ATG TTATCCTCAATAATGGAGGTTCTGGTGAAGGCAGCAGTGGCAGAGATATCCAAACTAGTCGATGACAAATGTGCGTTTCTGCATCTTGAAATATCCCGAAAGCAGAGCGAAAACGAGATGCTGAAGAGGAAACTGCTCATGATGGAGAGCAAAAATGCGCAGCTGCAGCGAGGATTTG AAAACTACATGGACAGAGGAACTGATGTAGGGAGCAACTGTCCGCACCCTGCAGGAGATATGAAG TTTCCTGAGATTGAAGATGCCACTGTTTCCTTCACTATTAAAGAAGAAAGTCCAGATGAGGCGCTATGGATCAGTGATTCTGCTGGACAGATTG GTTCTGCTGTTCCGTACTCTAATGCAGCCAGTGCTCCAGAGAACCAGCGGTTTGAAGAGGGCCACCAGTTAACCCATCCAGAGGTTGCCAGACAGAAGCCGTCAGAGTTCAGTGACTCATTTAACTCTGCTCAGCATGCAGTAGACATCAGTGGCCTTCAGTTCACAGTGAagacagagaaggaggaggatcGATTGGCATTCAGGCAGGATGGATGCCAGCACAATGTGGGGAAGCAGACTCAACTTGCTGCTGAATTTTCATTGGATGAAAGGGAGAACCACATTTGGTCATCCATAATTGAAGGCAATGACATTGACACTGGTTTCCCTGACTTCTCTAGCGTAGTAGAGGAGTATTCCAACACATACCCGGACCATTCAGATCCAAATGTAGCTTCTAACCCGAGCAAGTCCACCAGCGTCCAGCAGTTGTCCTCTCAGAGGCTGTGCAATGGCCTTTACAACAGTGAGTATCAGAAGGATGTTCCACAGTCATCAGATTTTCAACCCAGGTCACAGGCTCCACCGTTGGAGCAAGACAAGCAGAAGGAACAAATTTACCCGCAGAGAAACGTGTCGCACGCCACTCATCTGAACCAGCTAGATGACAACCCTGAGAGAGAGACTGCCACCGAAGATGGGCCAGTTGTAACCCAGTCGCACAACACGTTCACACCAAGCAGCTTTAACCCTCACGGCCTACACAAACCCCTCTCCGGGATGGCCCGATGCTACTCGTGCTCGCAGTGCGGAAAGTCGTTCAGCCGCCTTCACCAGTTCAAGCTGCACCAGCAGAGCCACAAGAGGAAGCGTGCGTTTTGGTGCACCGTGTGTGGGAAAAGCTTCCAGTGCTCGTCCCACCTCAGCATACACCACCGGACTCACACGGGAGAGAAGCCGTACGGCTGCGGACAGTGCGGGAAGAGGTTCACGCAGCAGAGCAGCTTAAGGGTCCACCAGCGCACACACAGTGGGGAGCGGCCCTACAGCTGCTCACAGTGCGGAAAAACTTTCATCCTCATGCACCATTTGAAACGGCACCGAATCATTCACACGTACAGCTGA
- the LOC115796173 gene encoding oocyte zinc finger protein XlCOF7.1-like isoform X1 — translation MATCIPFQTQLSSIMEVLVKAAVAEISKLVDDKCAFLHLEISRKQSENEMLKRKLLMMESKNAQLQRGFENYMDRGTDVGSNCPHPAGDMKFPEIEDATVSFTIKEESPDEALWISDSAGQIGSAVPYSNAASAPENQRFEEGHQLTHPEVARQKPSEFSDSFNSAQHAVDISGLQFTVKTEKEEDRLAFRQDGCQHNVGKQTQLAAEFSLDERENHIWSSIIEGNDIDTGFPDFSSVVEEYSNTYPDHSDPNVASNPSKSTSVQQLSSQRLCNGLYNSEYQKDVPQSSDFQPRSQAPPLEQDKQKEQIYPQRNVSHATHLNQLDDNPERETATEDGPVVTQSHNTFTPSSFNPHGLHKPLSGMARCYSCSQCGKSFSRLHQFKLHQQSHKRKRAFWCTVCGKSFQCSSHLSIHHRTHTGEKPYGCGQCGKRFTQQSSLRVHQRTHSGERPYSCSQCGKTFILMHHLKRHRIIHTYS, via the exons ATGGCGACGTGCATTCCATTTCAAACACAGTTATCCTCAATAATGGAGGTTCTGGTGAAGGCAGCAGTGGCAGAGATATCCAAACTAGTCGATGACAAATGTGCGTTTCTGCATCTTGAAATATCCCGAAAGCAGAGCGAAAACGAGATGCTGAAGAGGAAACTGCTCATGATGGAGAGCAAAAATGCGCAGCTGCAGCGAGGATTTG AAAACTACATGGACAGAGGAACTGATGTAGGGAGCAACTGTCCGCACCCTGCAGGAGATATGAAG TTTCCTGAGATTGAAGATGCCACTGTTTCCTTCACTATTAAAGAAGAAAGTCCAGATGAGGCGCTATGGATCAGTGATTCTGCTGGACAGATTG GTTCTGCTGTTCCGTACTCTAATGCAGCCAGTGCTCCAGAGAACCAGCGGTTTGAAGAGGGCCACCAGTTAACCCATCCAGAGGTTGCCAGACAGAAGCCGTCAGAGTTCAGTGACTCATTTAACTCTGCTCAGCATGCAGTAGACATCAGTGGCCTTCAGTTCACAGTGAagacagagaaggaggaggatcGATTGGCATTCAGGCAGGATGGATGCCAGCACAATGTGGGGAAGCAGACTCAACTTGCTGCTGAATTTTCATTGGATGAAAGGGAGAACCACATTTGGTCATCCATAATTGAAGGCAATGACATTGACACTGGTTTCCCTGACTTCTCTAGCGTAGTAGAGGAGTATTCCAACACATACCCGGACCATTCAGATCCAAATGTAGCTTCTAACCCGAGCAAGTCCACCAGCGTCCAGCAGTTGTCCTCTCAGAGGCTGTGCAATGGCCTTTACAACAGTGAGTATCAGAAGGATGTTCCACAGTCATCAGATTTTCAACCCAGGTCACAGGCTCCACCGTTGGAGCAAGACAAGCAGAAGGAACAAATTTACCCGCAGAGAAACGTGTCGCACGCCACTCATCTGAACCAGCTAGATGACAACCCTGAGAGAGAGACTGCCACCGAAGATGGGCCAGTTGTAACCCAGTCGCACAACACGTTCACACCAAGCAGCTTTAACCCTCACGGCCTACACAAACCCCTCTCCGGGATGGCCCGATGCTACTCGTGCTCGCAGTGCGGAAAGTCGTTCAGCCGCCTTCACCAGTTCAAGCTGCACCAGCAGAGCCACAAGAGGAAGCGTGCGTTTTGGTGCACCGTGTGTGGGAAAAGCTTCCAGTGCTCGTCCCACCTCAGCATACACCACCGGACTCACACGGGAGAGAAGCCGTACGGCTGCGGACAGTGCGGGAAGAGGTTCACGCAGCAGAGCAGCTTAAGGGTCCACCAGCGCACACACAGTGGGGAGCGGCCCTACAGCTGCTCACAGTGCGGAAAAACTTTCATCCTCATGCACCATTTGAAACGGCACCGAATCATTCACACGTACAGCTGA
- the LOC115796451 gene encoding purine nucleoside phosphorylase-like isoform X1, whose translation MSDYVSGVSYEECKTTADWLLSNTQVRPTVGIVCGSGLGGLAEMIKDPQIFKYSDIPNFPRSTVHGHAGRLVFGTLKGKPCVCMQGRFHLYEGYPIQKITLPMRVFKLMGVETMIMTNAAGGLNQDYKVGDIMIIKDHINMPGFSGVNPLSGPNDDRFGLRFPCMSDAYDRKLRKLAHDVAAELGYSDFLREGVYCVLGGPSFETIAECRMLHRIGADAVGMSTVHEVIVARHAGMRCFALSLISNRAVMDYDSEEKATHEEVLETGKLRAEQMEKLVSTIVAQLEHNAHN comes from the exons TGTCAGCTATGAGGAATGCAAGACCacagctgattggctgctgtcCAACACACAGGTGCGGCCGACTGTGGGAATCGTGTGTGGCTCGGGTCTGGGGGGTCTGGCTGAAATGATCAAGGACCCGCAGATCTTCAAATATAGTGATATTCCCAACTTCCCCCGAAGTACAG TGCATGGTCATGCTGGCCGGCTGGTGTTTGGAACACTAAAAGGGAAGCCATGTGTATGCATGCAGGGCAGGTTCCACCTGTATGAGGGCTACCCCATCCAGAAG ATCACACTGCCCATGCGGGTCTTCAAACTGATGGGCGTAGAGACGATGATAATGACCAACGCAGCCGGAGGCCTCAATCAGGACTACAAAGTGGGGGACATCATGATCATCAAGGACCACATCAACATGCCGGGGTTTTCTGGGGTCAACCCGCTGTCTGGACCCAATGATGACAG GTTTGGCCTGCGTTTCCCCTGCATGTCTGATGCCTACGACCGCAAGCTCCGGAAGCTGGCGCATGACGTGGCGGCAGAGCTGGGCTACAGCGACTTCTTGCGGGAGGGAGTGTACTGCGTCCTTGGAGGTCCCTCTTTCGAAACCATCGCCGAGTGCCGCATGCTGCACAGGATAGGCGCCGATGCTGTCG GTATGAGCACAGTGCACGAGGTGATTGTTGCCCGACACGCTGGGATGCGCTGCTTCGCTTTGTCTCTGATCAGCAACCGCGCAGTGATGGACTACGACAGCGAGGAGAAGGCCACCCACGAAGAGGTCCTGGAGACGGGCAAGCTGAGGGCCGAGCAGATGGAAAAGCTCGTGTCCACCATAGTGGCTCAGCTGGAGCACAACGCCCATAACTGA
- the LOC115796451 gene encoding purine nucleoside phosphorylase-like isoform X2 produces MSDYVSGVSYEECKTTADWLLSNTQVRPTVGIVCGSGLGGLAEMIKDPQIFKYSDIPNFPRSTVHGHAGRLVFGTLKGKPCVCMQGRFHLYEGYPIQKITLPMRVFKLMGVETMIMTNAAGGLNQDYKVGDIMIIKDHINMPGFSGVNPLSGPNDDRFGLRFPCMSDAYDRKLRKLAHDVAAELGYSDFLREGVYCVLGGPSFETIAECRMLHRIGADAVGMSTVHEVIVAHPRRGPGDGQAEGRADGKARVHHSGSAGAQRP; encoded by the exons TGTCAGCTATGAGGAATGCAAGACCacagctgattggctgctgtcCAACACACAGGTGCGGCCGACTGTGGGAATCGTGTGTGGCTCGGGTCTGGGGGGTCTGGCTGAAATGATCAAGGACCCGCAGATCTTCAAATATAGTGATATTCCCAACTTCCCCCGAAGTACAG TGCATGGTCATGCTGGCCGGCTGGTGTTTGGAACACTAAAAGGGAAGCCATGTGTATGCATGCAGGGCAGGTTCCACCTGTATGAGGGCTACCCCATCCAGAAG ATCACACTGCCCATGCGGGTCTTCAAACTGATGGGCGTAGAGACGATGATAATGACCAACGCAGCCGGAGGCCTCAATCAGGACTACAAAGTGGGGGACATCATGATCATCAAGGACCACATCAACATGCCGGGGTTTTCTGGGGTCAACCCGCTGTCTGGACCCAATGATGACAG GTTTGGCCTGCGTTTCCCCTGCATGTCTGATGCCTACGACCGCAAGCTCCGGAAGCTGGCGCATGACGTGGCGGCAGAGCTGGGCTACAGCGACTTCTTGCGGGAGGGAGTGTACTGCGTCCTTGGAGGTCCCTCTTTCGAAACCATCGCCGAGTGCCGCATGCTGCACAGGATAGGCGCCGATGCTGTCG GTATGAGCACAGTGCACGAGGTGATTGTTGC CCACCCACGAAGAGGTCCTGGAGACGGGCAAGCTGAGGGCCGAGCAGATGGAAAAGCTCGTGTCCACCATAGTGGCTCAGCTGGAGCACAACGCCCATAA